The following are encoded together in the Nocardia sp. XZ_19_385 genome:
- a CDS encoding sodium:solute symporter family protein yields the protein MADGQLRLDAAPVDYALVALYFVFVLGIGLLARSRVSSSIDFFLSGRSLPAWVTGLAFISANLGAVEIMGMSANGAQFGFPTFHYFWIGAVPAMLFLGVVMMPFYYGSKVRSVPEFMRRRFGTGAHLVNALSFAIAQVLIAGVNLYLLGSIVNVLLGWPLWISVIVAAVVVLSYITLGGLSAAIYNEVLQFFVIVAALLPLTLVGLHRVGGWDGLKDKVSGSPGGSAQLSSWPGNELSGFTDNFLSVLGIVFGLGFVLSFGYWTTNFVEVQRALATHSISAARRTPILGAYPKMFIPLIVVIPGMISAVLVPQMAEFKQAKAADPDYSGDVKYNDALLYLMKEVLPNGLLGVGLAGLLAAFMAGMAANISAFNTVFSFDLWQQYVVKEKPDHYYLTVGRMATVGATFAAIFTAMIAGNFSNIMDYLQTLFSFFNAPLFATFILGMFWKRMTPTAGWMGLVCGTLSAVTVFLMHEAGVFTLSGQGASFVAAGVAFAVDIVVSVAVTMVTQPKPAAELVGLVYSETPEEMRTDPEQASLPWYQRPVLLAGIALVLVIVLNVLAG from the coding sequence TTGGCCGACGGGCAACTGCGGCTGGACGCCGCGCCGGTCGACTACGCGCTGGTCGCCTTGTACTTCGTGTTCGTCCTCGGGATCGGCCTGCTGGCCAGGTCGAGGGTGTCCAGCAGTATCGACTTCTTCCTGTCGGGGCGGTCGCTGCCCGCGTGGGTGACCGGTCTGGCGTTCATCTCCGCGAACCTCGGCGCGGTCGAGATCATGGGAATGTCGGCCAACGGCGCCCAGTTCGGGTTCCCGACCTTCCACTACTTCTGGATCGGCGCGGTGCCGGCCATGCTGTTCCTCGGCGTGGTGATGATGCCGTTCTACTACGGCTCCAAGGTGCGCAGCGTGCCGGAGTTCATGCGCCGGCGGTTCGGCACCGGCGCACATCTGGTGAACGCGCTGAGTTTCGCGATCGCGCAGGTGCTCATCGCGGGCGTGAACCTGTATCTGCTCGGATCCATCGTGAACGTGCTGCTCGGCTGGCCGCTGTGGATCTCGGTGATCGTCGCGGCGGTAGTCGTGCTGTCCTACATCACCCTCGGCGGGCTCTCGGCCGCGATCTACAACGAGGTGCTGCAGTTCTTCGTCATCGTGGCGGCGCTGCTGCCGCTGACGCTGGTCGGTCTGCACCGGGTCGGCGGCTGGGACGGCTTGAAGGACAAGGTTTCCGGGTCACCGGGCGGCTCGGCACAGTTGAGTTCGTGGCCGGGCAACGAGCTCAGCGGATTCACCGACAACTTCCTGTCGGTGCTGGGCATCGTGTTCGGGCTCGGGTTCGTGCTGTCGTTCGGGTACTGGACCACCAACTTCGTCGAGGTGCAGCGCGCCCTGGCGACGCACTCGATCTCGGCGGCGCGGCGCACACCCATCCTCGGCGCGTACCCGAAGATGTTCATCCCGCTGATCGTGGTGATCCCCGGCATGATCAGCGCGGTGCTGGTGCCGCAGATGGCGGAGTTCAAGCAGGCCAAGGCGGCGGATCCGGACTACAGCGGAGACGTCAAGTACAACGACGCGCTGCTGTACCTGATGAAAGAGGTGCTGCCGAACGGGCTGCTGGGCGTCGGCCTGGCGGGTCTGCTCGCGGCGTTCATGGCGGGTATGGCGGCCAACATCTCCGCCTTCAACACCGTGTTCAGCTTCGACCTGTGGCAGCAGTACGTGGTCAAGGAAAAACCCGATCACTACTACCTGACCGTCGGGCGCATGGCGACCGTCGGCGCCACCTTCGCGGCGATCTTCACCGCGATGATCGCCGGCAACTTCAGCAACATCATGGACTACCTGCAGACACTGTTCAGCTTCTTCAACGCCCCGCTGTTCGCGACGTTCATCCTCGGCATGTTCTGGAAACGGATGACGCCGACCGCGGGCTGGATGGGCTTGGTCTGCGGAACGCTGTCCGCCGTAACCGTTTTCCTGATGCACGAGGCGGGCGTGTTCACCCTGTCCGGCCAGGGCGCCAGCTTCGTGGCCGCCGGTGTCGCCTTCGCCGTCGACATCGTGGTCAGCGTCGCCGTCACCATGGTGACGCAGCCCAAGCCCGCGGCCGAGCTGGTCGGCCTGGTGTACTCCGAAACTCCCGAGGAGATGCGCACCGACCCGGAACAGGCCTCGCTGCCCTGGTACCAGCGCCCCGTCCTGCTCGCGGGGATCGCGCTGGTACTCGTCATCGTCCTCAACGTGCTCGCCGGATAA
- a CDS encoding pyruvoyl-dependent arginine decarboxylase — translation MIHTTPRSGLLGLQWIDRRLRPPLGRIRAAHTGVPSDDGAPLTIEIGAATGVGPTMMSAFDAALRELGVGDANLIRLSSVIPPRAVLERGERVRKPIAWGDRLYCVYAVQHATEVGVSAAAGIGWVLRDDGSGAGLFVEHEAETPEEVEHLIRTSLHDMTANRPESFGPVQLSITATRCAGDPACALVLAAYHTTPWS, via the coding sequence ATGATTCACACAACCCCACGCAGCGGCTTACTCGGGCTGCAGTGGATCGATCGACGACTACGCCCGCCCCTCGGCCGGATACGCGCCGCACATACCGGCGTGCCCTCCGACGACGGGGCGCCACTGACGATCGAGATCGGCGCCGCGACCGGGGTCGGGCCGACGATGATGTCGGCTTTCGATGCGGCGCTTCGTGAGCTGGGAGTGGGTGATGCCAACTTGATTCGGCTGTCCTCCGTGATCCCGCCACGCGCCGTGCTCGAACGCGGTGAACGCGTACGCAAGCCGATCGCATGGGGTGATCGGCTTTACTGTGTCTATGCCGTACAGCATGCGACCGAGGTCGGGGTGTCCGCGGCCGCTGGAATCGGCTGGGTCCTGCGTGATGATGGTTCCGGCGCAGGGCTTTTCGTGGAGCACGAAGCGGAGACACCCGAGGAGGTCGAGCATTTGATCCGAACCAGCCTACACGATATGACCGCTAATCGCCCCGAAAGCTTTGGGCCCGTTCAGCTTTCGATCACCGCGACGAGGTGCGCCGGGGACCCGGCCTGCGCGTTGGTGCTGGCGGCCTATCACACGACACCGTGGAGCTGA
- a CDS encoding GGDEF domain-containing protein: MTVSEEQATNEPIFFGMPWCALLLVGASAMIALPLVIDSQALALLTVLVVVGSAQVMIAIGLRRHRPAQPLPWYLLFVSAGLSGVGTALREFTSDSVSPFDDLFTLAGYCGIGVAATLWLRPRQVRGNYDLLLDSALIGLGALLASWTFLISPILQTGANTADTAAAAIYPVLDALLLTLVAHSVATSARSDTSLRLLHVALFAMLVGDLGYSLDTVGTATFGHEVLVTPLLIGYAIGGVAALHPTMTYIGGQRRIHPHHSRQRASFIAVALIVASLVPVVGSGLGTVDRVVVSSLFALLLIGVLVRSERAIQRSQRSERRAQYQADHDMLTGLLNRAALLRALNRNSEHWAGQPLCLLFIDLDGFKGVNDSYGHAVGDELIANAASRIRRVVRRDDVVARYGGDEFVVLAPLGRQEAAMLAERLLGAFVRPFELSAGEVPITTSVGIACTGPRTSDASIYDLIREADSAMYHAKEYGLGYAFHDDMRHTATPASTWKTQQPVSRRGVATPAPAPAEAGRRSWRPASRTTSTAV; encoded by the coding sequence ATGACAGTCAGCGAAGAGCAAGCGACGAACGAACCAATTTTCTTCGGAATGCCCTGGTGCGCGCTGCTTCTGGTAGGCGCATCCGCGATGATCGCCCTGCCGCTGGTCATCGATTCCCAGGCCCTGGCGTTGCTGACCGTGCTGGTCGTCGTCGGGTCCGCACAGGTCATGATCGCGATCGGGCTGCGGCGGCACCGGCCCGCCCAACCGCTGCCCTGGTACCTGCTGTTCGTATCGGCAGGACTGTCCGGCGTGGGGACCGCACTTCGCGAATTCACCTCGGATTCAGTGAGTCCGTTCGACGATTTATTCACCCTGGCAGGGTATTGCGGTATCGGGGTCGCCGCGACGCTCTGGCTCCGGCCGCGCCAAGTCCGCGGAAATTACGATCTGCTGCTCGATTCCGCGCTGATCGGACTCGGCGCACTCCTGGCGTCCTGGACATTCCTGATCTCACCAATCCTGCAAACGGGCGCGAACACGGCCGATACCGCCGCCGCGGCCATCTATCCGGTGCTGGACGCGTTGCTACTCACCCTGGTCGCGCATTCGGTGGCCACCTCGGCGCGGTCGGATACCTCCCTGCGGCTACTGCACGTCGCGCTGTTCGCCATGCTGGTCGGCGATCTCGGCTACAGCCTCGACACCGTCGGCACCGCCACCTTCGGGCACGAGGTGCTGGTAACGCCGCTGCTGATCGGGTACGCGATCGGCGGCGTCGCGGCACTGCACCCGACGATGACCTACATCGGCGGCCAGCGCCGGATCCACCCGCATCATTCCCGGCAGCGGGCCAGTTTCATCGCGGTCGCGCTGATCGTGGCATCCCTGGTGCCGGTGGTGGGTTCGGGCCTGGGCACGGTGGACCGGGTGGTGGTGTCGTCGTTGTTCGCGCTCTTGCTCATCGGGGTGCTGGTGCGCAGCGAGCGGGCGATCCAGCGCAGCCAGCGCAGTGAACGCCGCGCGCAATACCAGGCCGACCACGACATGCTCACCGGCCTGCTGAACCGAGCCGCACTGCTGCGCGCCCTCAACCGCAACAGCGAGCACTGGGCCGGGCAACCGCTGTGCCTGCTGTTCATCGACCTGGACGGCTTCAAGGGCGTCAACGACAGCTACGGGCACGCGGTCGGCGACGAGCTGATCGCCAACGCCGCCTCCAGGATTCGGCGGGTGGTGCGCCGCGACGACGTGGTCGCCCGCTACGGCGGCGACGAATTCGTGGTGCTGGCGCCGCTGGGACGGCAGGAGGCCGCGATGCTGGCCGAACGGCTGCTGGGCGCGTTCGTGCGGCCGTTCGAGTTGAGCGCCGGTGAGGTGCCGATCACCACCAGCGTCGGCATCGCCTGTACCGGCCCGCGCACGTCGGATGCGAGCATCTACGACTTGATCCGGGAAGCGGATTCGGCGATGTACCACGCCAAGGAGTACGGGCTGGGGTACGCCTTCCACGACGATATGCGCCACACCGCCACCCCGGCGAGCACCTGGAAGACCCAGCAGCCGGTCAGTCGCCGTGGCGTCGCGACACCGGCGCCGGCACCCGCGGAAGCCGGGCGCCGGAGTTGGCGCCCGGCTTCCCGGACAACGAGTACCGCGGTCTAA
- a CDS encoding DUF6319 family protein, producing MPSPRTKPKPLSDTEIQQIASDIAGGRPPMVWFTAAAVGVPEGRSGKVIALGDPADGDFLQVRPTGSKDVLSFSPTEVTLTKPPRNPEKAASSRTAQPKSTRKESTVTQPSTMSSAANQPAPAPVADIMKPIGAQPESGESGTDAKAAAKPAAAKPVKSTAVRKAKAPEVTVTLNGTSDGEWTVEVINGKKRTVRGLPVQSSAVAQAAKILHPEVAEVVSGILDAARQVQEQKVAALQAELEQARRLLDELAD from the coding sequence ATGCCGTCCCCCAGGACCAAGCCCAAGCCATTGTCGGACACGGAGATTCAACAGATCGCCTCGGACATCGCAGGCGGCCGTCCACCGATGGTGTGGTTCACCGCTGCCGCGGTCGGCGTGCCGGAGGGCCGGTCCGGCAAAGTGATAGCGCTCGGCGACCCGGCCGACGGAGATTTTCTCCAGGTCCGCCCGACCGGATCGAAAGATGTACTGTCCTTCTCTCCCACCGAAGTGACGTTGACCAAGCCGCCGCGTAATCCCGAGAAGGCGGCCAGCTCGAGAACTGCTCAGCCGAAGTCAACCAGGAAGGAATCCACTGTGACCCAGCCGTCGACCATGTCGAGCGCTGCGAACCAGCCCGCCCCCGCCCCGGTGGCAGACATCATGAAACCGATTGGCGCGCAGCCGGAATCGGGCGAATCGGGCACCGATGCCAAGGCTGCCGCGAAACCGGCCGCCGCCAAGCCGGTCAAGTCCACCGCGGTCCGCAAGGCGAAGGCCCCCGAGGTCACCGTGACGCTGAACGGCACCTCCGACGGCGAATGGACCGTCGAGGTGATCAACGGCAAGAAGCGCACGGTGCGCGGGTTGCCGGTGCAGAGCTCCGCGGTGGCCCAGGCCGCCAAGATCCTGCATCCCGAAGTCGCCGAGGTGGTTTCGGGCATTCTGGACGCGGCCCGGCAGGTGCAGGAACAGAAGGTCGCCGCTTTACAGGCCGAACTCGAACAGGCCCGTCGGCTACTGGACGAACTCGCCGACTGA
- a CDS encoding TetR/AcrR family transcriptional regulator, with the protein MSSVTKASLRDEQKLQTRAKLIEGAKALFSGQGYASVRVDDIAAAVGCSRATFYLHFTGKLDILRAVAEQSTAPSALHFYEDLDRVLDTGSRAEFVAWMTRAIEWFQEYKDLLPAWDEATALEPEFREIAKQGILALPNAMTSYLARWPADRKDEARLRVELLVAQLERFFTRWAMQGTIDVTAAQAAEVLTDIWFPALQAPR; encoded by the coding sequence ATGTCCAGTGTGACTAAGGCGAGCTTGCGCGACGAACAGAAACTGCAGACCAGAGCCAAGTTGATCGAGGGTGCGAAAGCCCTGTTCAGCGGCCAGGGTTACGCGTCTGTCCGGGTCGACGACATCGCCGCCGCCGTCGGTTGCAGCCGTGCCACCTTCTATCTGCACTTCACCGGCAAGCTCGACATCCTGCGCGCGGTAGCCGAACAGAGCACCGCGCCGAGCGCGTTGCACTTCTATGAGGATCTGGACCGGGTACTCGACACCGGTTCGCGCGCGGAGTTCGTCGCCTGGATGACGCGCGCCATCGAATGGTTCCAGGAATACAAGGACCTACTGCCGGCCTGGGATGAGGCCACCGCGCTGGAGCCGGAGTTCCGGGAGATCGCCAAGCAGGGCATCCTCGCGCTGCCCAATGCCATGACCTCGTATCTGGCGCGCTGGCCCGCCGACCGCAAAGACGAGGCCCGGCTTCGCGTGGAACTGCTTGTGGCCCAATTGGAACGGTTCTTCACGCGCTGGGCCATGCAGGGCACGATCGATGTCACCGCGGCGCAGGCGGCCGAGGTGCTCACCGATATTTGGTTCCCCGCTTTACAAGCACCGCGTTAG
- a CDS encoding NAD(P)/FAD-dependent oxidoreductase, which translates to MTPQNFPRVCVIGAGPSGITAAKRLHEYGIPFDCFEASDEVGGNWYFKNPNGMSACYQSLHIDTSKFRLAFEDYPAPDDWPDFPHHSQLFEYFKNYVDHFGLRDKITFNTKVTAAERQSDGSWLVTTSDGRARGYDALIVCNGHHWDPRTPDYPGKFDGVLMHSHAYNDPFDPVDMRGKKVVVVGMGNSGLDIASELSRRYLAEKLIVSARRGVWVLPKYVNGTVGDKRSMPAWMPRKLGLKLRQRFVRKFRGDMEFYGLPKPDHEPFEAHPSASEEFLYRAGCGDIAFKPAIIALEGSRVRFADDSTEEVDVIVCATGYHISFPFFSDPELLPDSDNRLPLFKHMMKPGVDNLFYLGLAQPLPTLVNFAEQQSKLVAAYLTGKYLPPSEQEMHTTIEADEQAKRERYYNSPRHTIQIEFEPYVRDMIKEMARGAKRAAATGNALPVPVRVLEPAE; encoded by the coding sequence TTGACTCCACAGAATTTTCCCCGGGTCTGCGTCATCGGCGCCGGGCCGTCCGGGATCACCGCCGCGAAACGCCTGCACGAGTACGGCATTCCGTTCGACTGCTTCGAGGCCTCCGACGAGGTCGGCGGGAACTGGTATTTCAAGAATCCGAATGGCATGTCCGCCTGCTACCAGAGCCTGCACATCGATACCTCCAAGTTCCGCTTGGCTTTCGAGGACTATCCGGCCCCGGACGACTGGCCGGATTTCCCGCACCACTCGCAGCTGTTCGAGTACTTCAAGAATTACGTGGACCATTTCGGCCTGCGCGACAAGATCACCTTCAACACCAAGGTGACGGCGGCCGAACGCCAATCCGATGGCTCCTGGCTGGTCACCACCAGCGATGGCCGCGCCCGCGGCTACGACGCGCTGATCGTCTGCAACGGGCACCACTGGGATCCCCGGACACCGGACTATCCGGGCAAATTCGATGGCGTGCTGATGCACAGCCACGCCTACAACGACCCGTTCGACCCGGTGGATATGCGCGGGAAGAAGGTCGTGGTGGTCGGCATGGGCAACTCCGGGCTGGATATCGCCTCCGAGCTGTCCCGGCGCTATCTCGCCGAAAAGCTCATCGTCTCGGCCCGGCGCGGGGTGTGGGTGCTGCCGAAATACGTGAACGGCACGGTCGGCGACAAGCGGAGCATGCCCGCCTGGATGCCGCGCAAGCTCGGCCTGAAGCTCCGGCAGCGGTTCGTGCGAAAGTTCCGCGGGGACATGGAGTTCTACGGTCTGCCCAAGCCGGACCACGAGCCGTTCGAGGCGCACCCCTCCGCCAGCGAGGAGTTCCTCTACCGCGCCGGTTGTGGCGATATCGCCTTCAAACCGGCCATCATCGCGCTCGAGGGTTCGCGGGTGCGGTTCGCCGACGACAGCACCGAAGAGGTGGACGTGATCGTCTGCGCCACCGGGTATCACATCAGCTTCCCGTTCTTCTCCGACCCGGAACTGTTGCCCGACAGCGACAATCGACTACCGCTGTTCAAGCACATGATGAAACCCGGCGTGGACAACCTTTTCTATCTCGGCCTGGCCCAGCCACTTCCGACGTTGGTGAACTTCGCCGAACAGCAGAGCAAGCTGGTCGCGGCCTACCTCACCGGCAAGTACCTGCCGCCGTCGGAGCAGGAGATGCACACGACCATCGAGGCGGACGAACAAGCCAAACGCGAGCGTTACTACAACTCTCCGCGGCACACGATCCAGATCGAATTCGAACCGTATGTGCGCGACATGATCAAGGAAATGGCCCGGGGCGCCAAGCGTGCCGCGGCCACGGGGAACGCACTGCCGGTCCCCGTTCGCGTTCTCGAGCCGGCGGAGTAG
- a CDS encoding serine hydrolase: MTSTTGTTAGSCTDQFAGLRAELANQLASGAELGASIAVVVDGEPVVDIWGGHLDLERTRPWESDTIVNVFSISKTMTALSALLLVDRGALDVYQKVAHYWPEFKANGKGDIEVRHILGHTSGVSGWQPPIEIADIYDAEAAAARLAAQPPWWAPGTASGYHCLNYGHLVGEAVRRITGRTLGAFFADELAGPLGADFHIGTGPEHRERIATLIPPPALEFDMSLLDQESILVKTLTSPLLDVEAMTPTPEWQQAEIGAINGHGNARSVARLQSLVSNGGTLDGREFLSGKTIDLIFEQQSDGLDHALMVPLRFGIGYGLPQRQTAPEVPEGRVCWWSGYGGSIVVNDLDRRMTFAYTMNKMEPGIIGSARADAYLRATYAAVTA; the protein is encoded by the coding sequence ATGACATCGACCACGGGAACCACCGCGGGATCATGCACCGACCAATTCGCCGGTCTCCGAGCGGAATTGGCGAACCAGCTCGCCTCCGGCGCGGAGCTGGGCGCCTCGATCGCCGTCGTCGTCGACGGCGAGCCGGTCGTCGACATCTGGGGCGGTCACCTCGACCTGGAACGCACCCGGCCCTGGGAATCCGACACCATCGTCAACGTCTTCTCCATCAGCAAGACCATGACCGCGCTGTCCGCGCTGCTGCTCGTCGACCGTGGCGCGCTGGATGTGTACCAGAAGGTTGCGCACTACTGGCCAGAATTCAAGGCAAATGGCAAGGGCGACATCGAGGTTCGGCACATCCTCGGTCACACCTCCGGAGTGTCGGGGTGGCAGCCACCGATCGAGATCGCGGACATCTACGACGCCGAGGCCGCCGCCGCGCGGCTGGCCGCCCAGCCACCGTGGTGGGCGCCGGGTACCGCGTCGGGCTACCACTGCCTCAACTACGGGCACCTGGTCGGCGAAGCGGTACGTCGCATCACCGGACGCACGCTGGGCGCCTTCTTCGCCGACGAGCTGGCCGGGCCGCTGGGCGCGGATTTCCACATCGGCACCGGTCCCGAACATCGGGAGCGCATCGCGACGTTGATCCCGCCGCCCGCACTGGAATTCGATATGTCGCTGCTCGATCAGGAAAGCATCCTGGTCAAGACGCTCACCAGTCCCCTGCTCGACGTCGAGGCCATGACACCGACACCGGAGTGGCAGCAGGCCGAAATCGGCGCGATCAACGGGCACGGCAACGCCCGTTCGGTGGCCCGGTTGCAATCGCTGGTCTCCAACGGAGGCACCCTCGACGGACGAGAGTTCCTGTCCGGCAAGACCATCGATCTCATCTTCGAACAGCAATCCGACGGCCTCGACCATGCGCTGATGGTGCCGCTGCGGTTCGGCATCGGCTACGGGCTGCCGCAGCGGCAGACCGCGCCGGAGGTCCCGGAGGGCCGGGTGTGCTGGTGGTCCGGGTACGGCGGGTCCATCGTCGTCAACGACCTGGATCGCCGAATGACCTTCGCCTACACCATGAACAAGATGGAACCCGGGATCATCGGGTCGGCCCGGGCGGATGCGTATCTGCGGGCCACCTACGCGGCGGTGACCGCATGA
- a CDS encoding NAD(P)-dependent alcohol dehydrogenase, whose protein sequence is MRALQLTGPGTLEMREIPVPDIGPTDLLLRVGAAGICHSDLHVLQLPFKLRDDPLTLGHEIAGTIEAVGGNVDGRTVGERGLVYLCWSCGTCRECVSGNENVCLAAGRVAMPPCPGLGPDGGMAEYIRIPASSFVPIGDLDFLQAAPLADAALSSYHAIEGARAQLRPGSTAVVIGIGGLGHVAVQILTATTATRVIAVDIAAEKLELAARCGAAEGLLCDTGTAQAILDRTGGRGADAVFDFVGIDSTANLAVESVAPNGAYRMIGLGGGAPEITAGPAGGPGWPWGASVRKSYGGTKSDLISSVALAQSGAVRVEVERFDLADGREALDRLDKGLIQGRAVLVP, encoded by the coding sequence ATGAGAGCGCTACAGCTGACCGGACCCGGCACCCTCGAGATGCGTGAGATTCCGGTTCCCGACATCGGCCCGACCGACTTGCTGCTGCGCGTCGGCGCCGCCGGCATCTGCCATTCCGACCTGCATGTCCTGCAGCTTCCGTTCAAACTCCGGGACGATCCACTCACCCTCGGGCACGAGATCGCCGGAACCATCGAGGCGGTCGGCGGCAATGTCGACGGCCGGACCGTCGGCGAACGCGGATTGGTCTACCTGTGCTGGTCCTGCGGGACCTGCCGGGAATGTGTGAGCGGCAACGAGAATGTGTGCCTCGCCGCCGGCCGGGTGGCGATGCCACCTTGCCCCGGGCTCGGTCCCGACGGTGGCATGGCCGAGTACATCCGCATTCCCGCAAGCTCTTTCGTGCCCATCGGCGATCTGGACTTCTTGCAGGCCGCGCCGCTCGCGGACGCCGCGCTCTCCAGCTACCACGCGATCGAAGGCGCCCGGGCACAGCTGCGGCCGGGCTCGACGGCGGTGGTCATCGGCATCGGCGGGCTGGGACATGTCGCGGTGCAGATCCTTACCGCCACGACCGCCACCCGCGTCATCGCTGTCGATATCGCCGCGGAGAAGCTGGAACTGGCGGCCCGCTGCGGCGCGGCCGAAGGCCTGCTGTGCGACACCGGCACCGCCCAGGCGATCCTGGATCGCACCGGCGGACGCGGCGCCGACGCGGTGTTCGATTTCGTCGGCATCGATTCGACCGCGAACCTCGCCGTCGAATCGGTAGCGCCCAACGGCGCCTACCGGATGATCGGCCTCGGCGGCGGCGCACCGGAGATCACCGCGGGACCGGCCGGCGGCCCGGGCTGGCCGTGGGGCGCTTCGGTACGAAAGTCCTACGGCGGCACCAAATCCGATTTGATCAGTTCGGTGGCGCTGGCCCAATCCGGCGCGGTGCGGGTCGAAGTCGAACGCTTCGATCTGGCCGACGGCCGCGAAGCTTTGGACCGCTTGGACAAAGGGCTCATCCAAGGCCGCGCCGTCCTGGTGCCCTGA
- a CDS encoding class I adenylate-forming enzyme family protein — MTKPVDLQAMAAQIAGRLTGPGGPFEIAVEDVLGAKIPVLKDRKKSLADVLAASAALGDREYLVTEDRRMTYAEHKTEAVALAWALQERYGVRQGDRVGLLAANTIEWVVSFWATQLLGAIAVGYNAWWTPREISYGLEHATPKVLIADAKRAERLAGLTTDIPVLTMADNLPALIEEFSGHHDALPEVQVGEDDPAVILYTSGTSGRPKGAVHSQRNLLSVIDYHRFNDAMAAAFTGGTDDGAPKGRRFLVTSPLFHIASLHNLVIPRLVTGDTCVIYQGGFDADRVLRLIEAERITNWGAMPTMATRMLEVDLSKYDLSSLAAFSLNSAPSSAALQNKLREQLPVARTALVTSYGMTECSTAATIAAPQELAAFPDTVGRPVIGVSLEIRDAAGEPVAEGVEGEICVRSQYVMLGYWNDDKATAAAITPDRWLRTGDIGILEQGRLRLSGRRSDLILRGGENVYPTEVEQALDEHPAVRESAVVGVPDDDLGQQVAALVVVDNPDATTEQELTAFAEERLAYYKVPARWRLTTTPLPRNATGKVMRSGLEV; from the coding sequence ATGACCAAACCTGTTGACCTCCAGGCGATGGCGGCCCAGATCGCCGGACGCTTGACCGGCCCGGGCGGGCCCTTCGAAATCGCCGTCGAAGATGTACTCGGCGCGAAGATCCCCGTACTCAAGGACCGCAAGAAGTCGCTGGCCGACGTGCTGGCGGCATCCGCGGCGCTGGGCGACCGCGAGTACCTGGTCACCGAAGACCGCCGGATGACCTACGCCGAGCACAAGACCGAGGCCGTCGCGCTGGCCTGGGCGCTGCAGGAACGCTACGGCGTCCGGCAGGGTGACCGGGTCGGGCTCCTCGCGGCGAACACCATCGAATGGGTGGTGTCCTTCTGGGCGACACAACTTCTCGGCGCCATCGCCGTCGGCTACAACGCCTGGTGGACACCCCGCGAGATCAGCTACGGCCTCGAGCACGCCACCCCCAAGGTGCTGATCGCCGACGCCAAACGGGCGGAGCGGCTGGCCGGGCTGACCACCGATATTCCAGTGCTGACCATGGCGGACAACCTCCCGGCGCTGATCGAGGAGTTCTCCGGCCACCACGACGCACTGCCCGAGGTACAGGTCGGCGAGGACGATCCAGCCGTCATCCTCTACACCAGCGGCACCAGCGGCCGACCCAAGGGCGCAGTACATTCACAGCGAAACCTGTTGTCCGTCATCGACTATCACCGATTCAACGATGCGATGGCCGCGGCGTTCACCGGCGGAACGGACGACGGTGCACCCAAAGGCCGGCGATTCCTGGTCACCTCACCGCTTTTCCATATCGCCAGCCTGCACAACTTGGTGATTCCGCGCCTGGTCACCGGCGACACCTGCGTGATCTACCAGGGCGGTTTCGACGCCGACCGGGTGCTGCGGCTCATCGAAGCCGAACGCATCACCAACTGGGGCGCCATGCCCACCATGGCGACCCGCATGCTCGAAGTCGATCTGTCGAAATACGACCTGTCCTCGCTGGCCGCGTTCTCACTGAACTCCGCGCCGTCCTCGGCGGCGTTGCAGAACAAGCTGCGCGAGCAGCTTCCGGTGGCCCGGACCGCGCTGGTGACCAGTTACGGCATGACCGAATGCTCCACCGCCGCAACCATTGCCGCACCGCAGGAGCTGGCCGCGTTCCCGGATACCGTGGGTCGCCCCGTGATCGGCGTGAGCCTCGAAATCCGGGATGCGGCAGGCGAACCCGTCGCCGAAGGCGTCGAGGGCGAGATCTGTGTCCGCAGCCAGTACGTGATGCTTGGCTACTGGAACGACGACAAAGCCACCGCCGCCGCGATCACCCCCGACCGCTGGCTGCGCACCGGCGATATCGGCATTCTCGAGCAGGGCCGGCTCCGGCTGTCCGGCCGCCGTTCGGATCTCATCCTGCGCGGCGGTGAGAACGTCTACCCGACCGAGGTCGAGCAGGCCCTCGACGAGCATCCGGCGGTCCGCGAGAGCGCCGTCGTCGGCGTGCCCGACGACGACCTCGGCCAGCAGGTCGCCGCGCTGGTCGTGGTCGACAACCCGGACGCCACCACCGAACAGGAACTGACCGCGTTCGCCGAGGAACGGCTCGCGTATTACAAGGTGCCCGCCCGCTGGCGGCTCACCACCACCCCGCTGCCCCGCAATGCCACCGGCAAGGTCATGCGGAGCGGTCTCGAAGTCTGA